In Salvia miltiorrhiza cultivar Shanhuang (shh) unplaced genomic scaffold, IMPLAD_Smil_shh fragScaff_scaffold_101, whole genome shotgun sequence, a single genomic region encodes these proteins:
- the LOC131002282 gene encoding mitochondrial fission protein ELM1-like yields the protein MNSMQTIRRAIVIGNGVAGAQNQCIGLLRALGLSDRYTLFRVSRPRGGINEKLRWLPVNVHKRLDGAVEWIRGKPFRAKKLVPFPAERREVLEADARHIVKAAQQTFDRDGPILVVASGHDTIAIASSIKKLVPDNIFLVQIQHPRSRLHRFDLVITPQHDYYPLMPEAQEQIPLFLRRWVTPRKSPDKHVVLTVGALHQADSDALRSAASVWHDEMALLPKPLLVVSIGGPTRHCRYGADLAMQLTAAMKSVLSTCGSIRISFSRRTPKTVSDIILTEFSNHPRVYIWKGRDPNPHMGHLALADAFVITADSVSMLSEACSTGKPVYVIGAERCTWKFSYFIKTLQSRGAVRPFTGTENICEKWEYVPLDDTKKAAGEVIKAVAERGWRLLPHSDLS from the exons ATGAACTCAATGCAGACCATCAGGAGAGCCATTGTGATCGGGAACGGCGTCGCCGGCGCCCAAAATCAGTGCATCGGCTTGCTTCGAGCCTTGGGTCTCTCCGATAGATACACACTCTTT CGTGTTAGTCGGCCGAGAGGTGGAATCAATGAGAAACTTCGTTGGTTGCCAGTTAATGTGCATAAACGATTAGATGGTGCTGTTGAGTGGATTCGTGGAAAACCATTTCGAGCAAAGAAATTGGTGCCGTTTCCAGCTGAGCGGAGAG AAGTTTTAGAGGCAGATGCAAGGCATATCGTGAAAGCTGCCCAGCAAACATTTGATAG ggATGGCCCCATCTTGGTGGTTGCATCAGGTCATGATACCATCGCTATTGCAAGCTCCATCAAGAAGTTGGTTCCAGACAATATCTTTCTTGTTCAG ATACAGCATCCAAGGTCTCGTCTTCACAGATTTGATCTGGTGATAACACCTCAGCATGATTATTACCCCTTAATGCCTGAGGCACAAGAACAGATCCCTTTGTTTCTAAGAAGGTGGGTAACACCTCGAAAGTCTCCTGATAAACATGTG GTCCTTACAGTGGGAGCTCTACACCAGGCTGATTCTGATGCTTTGAGAAGCGCAGCTTCTGTTTGGCATGATGAGATGGCACTCTTGCCTAAGCCCTTACTTGTTGTTTCCATTGGAGGTCCTACAA GACATTGCAGATACGGTGCTGATCTTGCAATGCAGCTTACAGCTGCAATGAAGAGTGTTCTTTCAACTTGTGGAAGTATCAGAATATCGTTCTCTCGTCGAACTCCCAAGACT GTATCTGACATCATTTTGACTGAATTCTCAAACCATCCCAGAGTCTACATTTGGAAAGGTCGAG ATCCAAATCCACATATGGGACATCTAGCTTTAGCAGATGCTTTTGTAATTACAGCCGATTCAGTAAGCATGTTGAGTGAAGCTTGCAGCACAGG GAAGCCTGTGTATGTAATTGGAGCAGAGCGGTGTACATGGAAGTTTTCGTACTTTATCAAAACCCTGCAGAGTAGAGGAGCAGTTCGACCATTCACCGGCACAGAAAAT ATTTGTGAGAAATGGGAGTATGTTCCACTTGATGATACAAAGAAGGCTGCTGGTGAAGTGATTAAGGCAGTTGCTGAACGTGGATGGAGATTGCTGCCTCACTCAGATCTCTCATAA
- the LOC131002287 gene encoding casparian strip membrane protein 1-like — protein sequence MEKSEAATIEMGDTSRESKGKAPLLAAAVHHNRAAAGYKRGAAVFDLILRVCAAAAAMAATITMATTEQTLPFFTQFFQFQASYDDLPTFSFFVIAMAVVTGYLILSVPFSIVCIARPAVMGARLLLIVCDTLAVTLATSAGGASAAIVYLAHNGNSDANWLAICQQFNDFCQRVSGAVVASFVTVVLLIFLVVISAVALRKH from the exons ATGGAGAAAAGTGAGGCCGCCACCATCGAAATGGGCGACACAAGCCGGGAAAGCAAAGGGAAAGCGCCTCTTCTCGCCGCCGCCGTCCACCACAATCGTGCGGCCGCCGGATACAAGAGGGGCGCCGCGGTGTTCGACCTCATCCTCCGCGTGTgcgcggcggcggcagctaTGGCCGCCACCATCACGATGGCGACCACGGAGCAGACGCTTCCCTTCTTCACTCAGTTCTTCCAGTTCCAAGCCAGCTACGACGATCTCCCTACTTTCTC ATTCTTCGTTATAGCGATGGCGGTGGTCACCGGTTACCTAATTCTGTCGGTGCCTTTCTCCATTGTGTGCATTGCTCGCCCTGCTGTGATGGGGGCCCGCCTCCTACTCATTGTTTGCGACACA TTGGCAGTTACCTTGGCTACTTCAGCGGGGGGTGCGTCGGCGGCGATAGTGTACCTGGCCCACAACGGCAACTCCGACGCCAATTGGCTCGCTATATGCCAGCAGTTCAATGATTTCTGCCAGAGGGTCAGCGGCGCCGTCGTCGCCTCATTCGTCACCGTCGTCTTGCTCATTTTCTTAGTCGTCATCTCCGCCGTCGCTCTCAGGAAACATTAA